Proteins encoded together in one Labeo rohita strain BAU-BD-2019 chromosome 21, IGBB_LRoh.1.0, whole genome shotgun sequence window:
- the mob1bb gene encoding MOB kinase activator 1Bb, protein MSFLFGNRSSKTFKPKKNIPEGSHQYELLKHAEATLGSGNLRMAVMLPDGEDLNEWVAVNTVDFFNQINMLYGTITDFCSEDSCPVMSAGPKYEYHWADGTNIKKPIKCSAPKYIDYLMTWVQDQLDEETLFPSKIGVPFPKNFMSVAKTILKRLFRVYAHIYHQHFDAVMQLQEEAHLNTSFKHFIFFVQEFNLIDRKELAPLQELIEKLTTKDR, encoded by the exons ATGAGCTTCTTATT CGGAAATCGTTCGTCTAAGACGTTTAAGCCGAAGAAGAATATTCCAGAAGGCTCTCATCAGTATGAGCTGCTCAAACACGCCGAAGCCACACTGGGCAGTGGGAACCTGCGTATGGCCGTCATGCTTCCTGACGGAGAAGATCTGAACGAATGGGTGGCCGTCAACA CGGTGGATTTCTTTAACCAGATTAACATGCTGTACGGCACCATCACGGATTTCTGCTCTGAGGACAGCTGTCCGGTCATGTCTGCGGGACCAAA ATACGAGTATCATTGGGCAGATGGGACCAACATTAAGAAGCCTATTAAATGCTCGGCTCCCAAGTACATTGATTATCTGATGACGTGGGTTCAAGATCAGCTGGATGAGGAGACCCTGTTTCCTTCTAAAATAG GTGTTCCCTTCCCCAAGAACTTCATGTCTGTGGCCAAAACCATCCTGAAACGTTTGTTCAGAGTTTATGCTCATATATATCATCAACACTTTGACGCCGTTATGCAGCTTCAAGAGGAAGCTCACCTCAACACGTCTTTCAAACACTTCATCTTCTTTGTACAG GAGTTTAACTTGATTGATCGTAAGGAGCTGGCGCCTCTTCAAGAGCTCATTGAGAAACTCACTACAAAAGACAGATAA
- the cacfd1 gene encoding calcium channel flower homolog, whose amino-acid sequence MSSEEAAAPTKTGTDDDGMSWWYRWICKLAGVLGGISCATMGVWNCVTVNPLNIAAGVWMVLTAFVLFLCEVPFCCQFVEFANAIAARADRLKPWQKALFYCGMALFPIFLSFSITTLFGNAIAFATGVLYGLASLGKKGDAVSYARLQHQKQGDEEKLAGTTDDSVP is encoded by the exons ATGAGCTCGGAGGAGGCGGCAGCTCCAACTAAAACCGGCACGGATGACGATGGCATGTCCTGGTGGTACCGCTGGATCTGCAAACTGGCCGGTGTCTTGGGTGGCATCT CATGTGCAACAATGGGCGTTTGGAACTGCGTGACTGTAAATCCGTTAAACATCGCGGCTGGAGTTTGGATGGT gTTGACGGCGTTTGTGTTGTTCCTGTGTGAGGTGCCGTTCTGCTGTCAGTTCGTGGAGTTTGCAAATGCTATTGCGGCACGTGCAGATCGTCTGAAGCCCTGGCAGAAAGCCCTGTTTTACTGCGG caTGGCGCTGTTTCCCATCTTTCTTAGCTTTTCCATCACAACTCTGTTTGGTAATGCCATCGCGTTTGCTACAGGAGTGCTGTACGGACTCGCATCCCTTGGAAAGAA AGGTGACGCGGTGAGCTACGCCCGATTGCAGCACCAAAAACAGGGCGACGAAGAGAAACTGGCAGGAACGACAGACGACTCAGTGCCGTGA
- the rexo4 gene encoding RNA exonuclease 4, producing the protein MSKVSLKKHDESVQSNGKSKNNKRRKPHNNKKTFFYNTKTVVKGKTEPKTVKPNITPPTKVEEYSCNWKTLLQTAAVNPEKKDEDTKQVKDANAKGKQVQKTPATFKDSHKPEKHFKKPTQTVKPASETSGKKVVKDGDQQNGKDSTGHKQFKAEKRKRKDEKEKDMNKKKKVEEVEQKTAEPDIWFDDVDPDDIEATLGPEVADVVRKRSGNLKSSAEITEKVLVKEHAFEGLTRAVAMDCEMVGIGCDGEDSILARVSIVNHFGKCVYDKYVKPTEKVTDYRTAVSGIRPADIANGEDIKTVQKEVAQILEGRILVGHAIHNDLKILLLDHPKKMIRDTQKYKPFRQTAKSSRPALRVLCKEILNVKVQQGEHSSVQDAQATMRLYTLVKKQWEAEIKATRAGQFQKTPRKPKTAKKHSKLIPISQ; encoded by the exons ATGTCTAAAGTTAGTTTGAAGAAACATGACGAAAGTGTTCAGTCTAATGGTAagtcaaaaaataataagagaAGGAAAcctcataataataaaaagacgTTCTTCtacaacacaaaaacagttgTAAAGGGGAAAACGGAACCAAAAACTGTAAAGCCAAACATTACGCCCCCCACAAAAGTTGAAGAGTATTCGTGCAACTGGAAAACGTTACTGCAG ACTGCTGCTGTAAATCCTGAAAAGAAGGATGAAGACACAAAACAGGTGAAAGATGCAAATGCTAAAGGAAAGCAGGTTCAGAAGACGCCAGCAACTTTCAAAGACTCTCATAAACCAGAGAAACACTTCAAAAAACCCACACAGACTGTCAAACCTGCTTCTGAGACATCAGGAAAAAAAGTGGTGAAAGATGGAGACCAACAGAATGGAAAAGACTCCACCGGACACAAACAGTTCAAAGCAGAGAAGAGGAAAAGAAAGgatgaaaaagagaaagatatgaacaaaaagaagaaagtcgAAGAGGTGGAACAGAAAACGGCAGA GCCTGATATCTGGTTTGACGACGTTGACCCTGATGACATTGAGGCCACTTTGGGGCCTGAGGTTGCAGACGTCGTACGAAAACGTAGTGGAAATCTCAAGTCCAGTGCAGAAATCACGGAAAAAGTGCTGGTGAAAGAGCACGCGTTTGAGGG TTTGACCCGTGCTGTCGCTATGGACTGTGAGATGGTGGGCATCGGGTGTGACGGGGAGGACAGCATTCTAGCGCGAGTCTCCATCGTCAACCACTTTGGGAAATGCGTCTACGATAAATACGTCAAACCCACGGAAAAGGTTACGGACTACCGGACGGCCGTCAGTGGAATCAGACCGGCAGACATCGCAAATG GTGAGGACATCAAGACAGTCCAGAAGGAAGTGGCTCAGATTCTGGAAGGAAGAATATTAGTGGGACACGCCATTCACAATgatttaaag ATTTTATTGCTGGATCATCCCAAGAAAATGatcagagacacacagaaataCAAACCATTTAGGCAGACAGCAAAG AGCTCACGTCCTGCATTGCGAGTTTTATGCAAAGAGATTCTCAATGTTAAAGTCCAGCAGGGTGAACATTCATCT GTTCAGGACGCCCAGGCCACTATGAGGTTGTACACTTTGGTGAAGAAGCAGTGGGAGGCGGAGATTAAAGCCACCCGGGCGGGTCAATTTCAGAAGACCCCGCGAAAACCCAAAACTGctaaaaaacacagcaaattAATTCCTATCAGCCAATAA
- the LOC127152670 gene encoding zinc-binding protein A33 has product MESISVEELSCPVCCEIFRSPVFLSCSHSVCKECLQKFWRRKKTQECPVCRRRSSKSDPPGNLVLKNLCESFLNTEEVCDLHGEKLKLFCVEDKECVCLVCRDSEKHSQHKFKTISEVLPSYKEELSTRLKSLQEKLKHAEEAKGECEEAVQHIQTQAQHTERRINEEFKKLHQFLIEENEAMITALWEEEEQKSHMMKQKLEEINTQISTLSHAIKHIEDQMKAKDATFLNNFEATMERARSPHQEPHMIPAALINVANHLGNLTFGAWLKMRDIVQNAPVILDPNTAHPELILSDDLTGLTWSTDSQAFPANPERFDVYPCVLASEGFTSGTHCWDVEVGDNTHWTLGITTASNPRKGFTFFGKDVWCMWYKNKEYFSYYQEQAYTPISVNEKLQRVRILLEWDRGKVTFSDAVTDTHLCSFTTAFTEKVFPFFSSVCVTSSLRILPVKIFVTDKQSYM; this is encoded by the exons ATGGAGTCGATCTCTGTGGAAGAGCTGTCTTGTCCCGTGTGCTGTGAGATCTTCAGGTCTCCTGTGTTTCTGTCATGCAGTCACAGCGTCTGTAAAGAGTGTCTTCAAAAGTTCTGGAGACGCAAGAAAACTCAGGAGTGTCCGGTCTGCAGGAGGAGGTCCTCCAAAAGTGATCCTCCAGGAAATCTGGTGTTAAAAAACCTGTGCGAGTCTTTCTTGAACACTGAGGAGGTTTGTGATTTGCATGGGGAGAAGCTCAAACTCTTCTGTGTGGAGGacaaagagtgtgtgtgtttagtgtgtAGAGATTCAGAGAAACACAGTCAGCACAAATTCAAGACAATCAGTGAAGTTCTTCCATCttataag GAGGAACTCAGTACCAGACTGAAGTCCTTACAAGAAAAGCTCAAACACGCAGAGGAAGCAAAAGGAGAGTGTGAGGAAGCAGTTCAACACATCCAG ACTCAAGCTCAGCACACAGAGCGTCGGATTAATGAGGAGTTTAAGAAGCTTCATCAGTTCCTCATCGAGGAAAATGAGGCAATGATCACTGCACTGTGGGAGGAAGAGGAGCAGAAGAGTCACATGATGAAGCAGAAGCTGGAGGAGATCAACACACAGATCTCAACTCTGTCACACGCGATTAAACACATCGAGGACCAAATGAAAGCCAAAGATGCCACTTTTCTAAAT AACTTTGAAGCCACAATGGAAAG AGCCCGGAGCCCACATCAGGAGCCACACATGATTCCTGCAGCTTTGATTAATGTGGCAAATCACTTGGGGAACCTGACTTTTGGAGCCTGGCTGAAGATGCGAGATATTGTCCAAAACG CTCCTGTAATTTTGgaccccaacactgcacatccCGAACTCATCCTGTCTGATGATCTGACCGGTCTGACGTGGAGCACAGACAGTCAAGCCTTTCCCGCTAATCCAGAGAGATTCGACGTCTATCCGTGTGTTCTGGCCTCTGAAGGCTTTACCTCAGGCACACACTGCTGGGATGTGGAGGTTGGTGACAATACACACTGGACTCTTGGAATAACCACAGCATCCAACCCCAGGAAGGGATTCACATTCTTTGGCAAAGACGTCTGGTGCATGTGGTACAAAAATAAAGAGTATTTCTCATATTACCAGGAGCAAGCTTACACTCCTATTAGTGTTAATGAGAAGCTGCAGAGGGTGAGAATTCTGCTGGAATGGGATCGAGGAAAAGTGACATTTTCTGATGCTGTAACCGACACTCATCTGTGCTCATTCACAACAGCCTTTACGGAGAAAGTCTTTCCGTTTTTCTCTAGCGTTTGTGTCACTTCTAGTCTGAGGATCCTACCAGTTAAAATATTCGTAACAGACAAGCAGAGTTACATGTGA